CAGGGGGTGGCATAACAAGTCGATCCTTATAGCCACACCCAGCTAAGCTGAGGGCAAGTATCACGCAGCTTAGCGCACCTAATCGAGTCAATAGCATATTGGTTTAACCTAAAAAGGGACTAATCCTGGGGCATTGAGAGCATCTAGTGCATCACCTGGTTCATCATTGCTTAGTTGATTCAGTAGATTGCCAATGCCATCGTCAACACCACCTGTTCCGTCTTCAATATAAAGACTGTCATCCAAGGCAGAAGGCAGACCGACTCGTAAAATGGCTTTTCCTGGAGGAAACTCGTTGAAATAGAAGTTCCCATTGCTGTTTTGCAACCCAGAGGGGATGGGGCCTAATGGTTTTTGCGATACGTCTTTAAGGGCGGTTTTCATGTAGTTAATCCAGATAGGCATAGAAAGCCCACCGCCGGTTTCACCAGCCCCCAATGAACGCGGCTTATCAAAGCCCATCCACGCAATACCAACTAAGTCAGGTGTGTAGCCAGCGAACCACGCATCGTGCGAATCGTTGGTAGTCCCGGTTTTGCCACCGATGTCATTGCGTTTTAAGGTGGCAGAGGCACGGGAACCTGTACCAGCCGTTGCTACGCCACGCATCATATGATTCATGACATAAGCGGTGCGGCCATCAATGGCTCGGGCATTACTATCGCCAGCGACCACCGGTTTGGCCCGCATAATGACTTCACCACTGCCGTCAGTGATATGGTCAATTAAATAGGGTTGAACTTTATAGCCACCATTGGCAAAAACGCTGTATCCGGTTGCCAATTGTAGTGGCGTCACACTGCCTGCCCCAAGAGCTAAGGGAAGCACTGCGGGTTGACGGGCTCGGTCAAAACCAAAGCGCACCACGTAATCCTGTACATATTGGGGCCCTACGGCCTGCATAATGCGGATTGAGATCATGTTTTTGGATTTGTAGAGCCCATTACGCATGGTCAGCATATTTTCGTAGCGTCCACCGTAATTTTTAGGATTCCATGGTTTAGACCCCGTTTGAGATGAGGTTAACTGGAAAGGTTGATCCGAAATAAGCGTCTCAGGGGTTAGGCCTTTTTCTAAGGCGGCGGCATAAATAAAGGGCTTAAAGGCGGAGCCAGGTTGACGCCACGCCTGAGTGACACGATTAAACTTACCATCTGAGAAATGGAAACCACCGACCATAGCGCGTATTGCACCGTCTTGGGGGCGCATAGAAACGAGCGCGGCTTGTACTGAAGGCATGTTGATGACCTCCCAGTAGTCACCATTATTGAACAGATAAACCACGGAGCCACGGTCAATACGTTCTTTGTCACTGGCATTACGAGTGAGCCCTCTGGCCACAATATTGAGCGCAGATTTATTATCCACCGTGATGGTTTGGTCTGCAGTCCGAGCGACCGTAATTTGGGTGGGGCTGGCAGATAAAACAACACCGACTAATAAATCCCCTGCATCAGGGTGTTTACGCTGTACTTCTGCTAAGACATCACTGAGGGCTTCGGTGTCTTGCTCTATGTTGGCCGGTAGATTGACCCGGGATTCAGGGCCAGGATAGCGAGCACGACGGGTATATTGCAAAATACCATCACGTACGCTTTTGTAGGCGGCTTCTTGGTCTTTAGAGTCAATCGTGGTGTAAACATTAAATCCACGAGAATAAATACCGTCTTTATAGACACCGTGCAGTAATTGGCGGGCTAGTTCAGCAGCATATTCGCCATGAATGGCATAGCCCCCTGCGGGCATCCCTTCGGCTGTCTTAATTTCAATGGTTTGTTCTAGTGCGGCTTGATGCTCGGCCTCTGTGATGTAGCCCAGATTCAACATACGGCGCAGAACGACGACTTGTTGGCGTTTGGCCTCGTTGTAATTGGAAATCGGGTTGTAGCGAGAGGGAGCGCGCGGAATACCTGCCAGTATGGCGGCTTCGGCTAACGTGATCTCTGTGAGAGGCTTACCAAAGTAGGCGCGTGAGGCGGCAGCAAACCCATAGGCTCTGTGGCCTAAGAAAATTTGGTTCATGTAAAGATCTAAAATTTGATCCTTAGAAAGCATGGACTCAATTTTGACAGTTAAGAGCAGCTCGTAAAATTTACGTGTGTAGGTTTTTTCAGACGAAAGGTAAAAGTTTCGTGCTAATTGCATCGTAATGGTACTGGCACCCTGCGTTTTGGAACCGGCGACCAAGTTAGCGAGAGCAGCGCGACCAATCCCTTTCATATCAATACCACTGTGTTGATAGAAACGATCGTCCTCTGCCGCTAAGATGGCTGATTTCATGACATCAGGGATGTCTTCAAAGCGCATGACGTTACGGCGTTCCTCGCCGAACTCACCGATAAGTACCTTATCTGCGGTATAGATACGCAACGGAACCCGTGGTTTATAGTCGGTCATTGCGCTAAGATCGGGGAGATTAGGCCAGGCCAAAGCTAAAGCTAAGGACACAGCTAAGGCCCCACATACAGCCAAGCCTGTGAAAAAGATAGCCGTCTTAAGAATTAGGCTAAAGAACCACGACCCGCTATGGGGTGTGTCTGTATTGGGAGATTGGGCAGTAGAACTCATTGTGGGGCAATTTTACGCGCAATCCAGAGTAAATATAGAATTGCGCATTGGGTTTATGTAAGTAAATAATACTAAACAAAGCTGATATCTAAACGTAGCTAATGAGATAATACACAAATGACAGACTTTTTATCCGCAGACCTCATGCAAAATGAAATTTTAACACCTCTTAGCTCTACTGATTTACAGCAGCTTTTGCGTCCTGGCCAAAAGCCTATTTTTTTAGTTGGCATGATGGGTGCAGGTAAGACCACCCTAGGGCGTCAATTAGCTCGATATCTAAAGCGTGATTTTTTTGATCTTGACCATGAGTTAGAGGCGCGCTGTGGTGTACCAGTAGCCACTATTTTTGACATAGAAGGCGAGGATGGTTTTAGACGGCGCGAGTCCATCGAGCTAGATAGTTGTTCACGTCGCCCCGCTATTGTACTGGCTACGGGTGGAGGGGCAATCCTTGCTGAACAAAACCGTGAGATTTTGCGTCAACGTGGCACAGTGGTTTATTTACGAGCTAGTGCTAATGAATTATATAGGCGTCTTGAGCGCGATAAAACCCGTCCTTTATTACAAACTGCAAATCCACGTCAGCGCATCAGCGACTTAGTTGAGCAACGTGAACCGCTGTACGAGCAAACGGCGGATGTGATTTTTGAGACGGGGTCTTCGCCGGTGCATTTGGCGGTTAAGCAATTATTAAACGTATTAAAAGAACAAGAGGTTATTTAATGAGCGTAGTCCATGTTAATACCCCTGGGGGCAGTTACCCCATCCATGTTACTGCGGGCCGTTTAGATCGAATCGCAGAATCGATTCCCAACGATACCACTACTATCGCACTGATTACTAATCCTACCATCTTTAATTTATATGGTGAGCGTGTCTTAAAAGCACTACAGTCCAGTGGGAAAAAAGTGGTTCAGGTACAAATACCTGATGGAGAGCAACACAAAAACAGTCAGACCTTAGACGCTATTTTTGATGCTTTGTTACAAAATCGCTTGGATAGAAAGGCGGTGATTGTGGCGTTAGGCGGTGGGGTAGTCGGTGATATCAGCGGCTTTGCTGCGGCTTGTTTTATGCGAGGCATTCGATTTATCCAGGTTCCCACGACGTTGTTGTCTCAGGTGGATTCTTCGGTAGGCGGTAAAACGGCGATTAACCATCCGCTGGGTAAAAACATGATAGGTGCATTTTATCAGCCTACCGCTGTTGAAATTGATATTCATGTGTTGAAAACCCTGCCTAAGCGCGAGATCTCAGCTGGTCTAGCCGAGGTCATTAAATACGGCATGATTACCGACGCTGATTTTCTAGATTGGTGCTTGGCGAATACAGCAGGACTGACCTCCTTACAGGATACGCAGACACAGTATGCCGTGACCCGTTCGTGTGAATTGAAAGCCTTGGTGGTGTCTCAGGACGAGCGTGAGTCAGGGCTGCGTGCTATTTTGAACTTTGGTCATACCTTTGGTCATGCGATTGAAGCGGGCTTAGGGTATGGTGAATGGTTGCATGGCGAGGCAGTAGGCTGCGGCATGATTATGGCAGCGGAGCTTTCTGCCGAAGTCTGTGGCTTGCCAGAACAAAGTGTGCAAAAAATCCGTGATCTTGTTGCGGCAATTGGTTGCCCTACCGCCCCACCTAAATGGGATCATGATCGGTGGATTGATTTAATGGGACTGGACAAAAAGACAGAAGGCGGCCAATTGCGCTTTGTCTTATTACCAGAACTCGGAAAAAGTGTGGTTCAAGCCGTAGATGTGGCAACGGTTAAAAAAGTATTAGCCAAATTCTAGGAGTTTTTATGTTAGCAGCCTATGCGTGTCATCCTGAACAATCACGAGGTCGTTTGCATCCTGAGTCCGCACCTAGCGGGCGTAATCAGTTTCAGCGCGACAGAGATCGTATTATTCATTGCAATGCATTTAGGCTGCTTGAATATAAAACACAGGTGTTCATCAATCACGAAGGCGATCTTTTTAGAACTCGTTTAACGCACAGCATAGAGGTAGCGCAAATAGCGCGCTCTATTGCGCGACGGTTGCATTTACACGAGGACTTGATTGAGGCGATTTCCTTGGCCCACGATTTAGGGCATACCCCTTTTGGTCATGCTGGCCAAGAGGAGTTAAATCAATGTATGCGTGATCTGGCCCCAGATGCGGGGGGCTTCGAGCACAACCTACAAAGTCTACGTATCGTGGATCACATAGAGGAACGGTATGCAGAATTTAACGGAATCAATCTGTGTTTTGAGACACGAGAGGGTATTTTAAAGCACTGTAATGTAAAACATGCCGTATTGTTGGGCGATGTGGGGCAGCGCTTTATTGAGAAAACGCAGCCCTCCCTAGAGGCACAATTAGCTAACTTGGCGGATGAAATCGCCTATAACAACCATGACATTGATGATGGCTTACGATCTGGACTCATCACGATAGAGCAATTATTGGAAATCAAGATTTTTGCGGATCATTACGAACAGGTTGTACAGCGCTATCCTCAGCTCAAAGACAGCCAACATCGTAAGCGCCTGATAGGTGAAATTATCCGCCGTATGATTCATACCTTTGTGGTGGACTTATCAGAGGCGACACAAGCAAACATAGATAAGTATCAGCCCACATCGGTCGATGAGGTACGTAATTGCCCTAGATTAGCCACGTTTACCCCTGAAATGCGTGCTCATGCCGACGAGCTAAAACGTTTTTTACGGGCAAATTTATACCATCATGATCGTGTCTTGCGTATGAC
This Paenalcaligenes faecalis DNA region includes the following protein-coding sequences:
- a CDS encoding deoxyguanosinetriphosphate triphosphohydrolase, coding for MLAAYACHPEQSRGRLHPESAPSGRNQFQRDRDRIIHCNAFRLLEYKTQVFINHEGDLFRTRLTHSIEVAQIARSIARRLHLHEDLIEAISLAHDLGHTPFGHAGQEELNQCMRDLAPDAGGFEHNLQSLRIVDHIEERYAEFNGINLCFETREGILKHCNVKHAVLLGDVGQRFIEKTQPSLEAQLANLADEIAYNNHDIDDGLRSGLITIEQLLEIKIFADHYEQVVQRYPQLKDSQHRKRLIGEIIRRMIHTFVVDLSEATQANIDKYQPTSVDEVRNCPRLATFTPEMRAHADELKRFLRANLYHHDRVLRMTLKARCIVRDLFQAFISEPALLSAEHRREDFNEQARAIADYVAGMTDRYAIKEHRELFVM
- a CDS encoding penicillin-binding protein 1A, yielding MSSTAQSPNTDTPHSGSWFFSLILKTAIFFTGLAVCGALAVSLALALAWPNLPDLSAMTDYKPRVPLRIYTADKVLIGEFGEERRNVMRFEDIPDVMKSAILAAEDDRFYQHSGIDMKGIGRAALANLVAGSKTQGASTITMQLARNFYLSSEKTYTRKFYELLLTVKIESMLSKDQILDLYMNQIFLGHRAYGFAAASRAYFGKPLTEITLAEAAILAGIPRAPSRYNPISNYNEAKRQQVVVLRRMLNLGYITEAEHQAALEQTIEIKTAEGMPAGGYAIHGEYAAELARQLLHGVYKDGIYSRGFNVYTTIDSKDQEAAYKSVRDGILQYTRRARYPGPESRVNLPANIEQDTEALSDVLAEVQRKHPDAGDLLVGVVLSASPTQITVARTADQTITVDNKSALNIVARGLTRNASDKERIDRGSVVYLFNNGDYWEVINMPSVQAALVSMRPQDGAIRAMVGGFHFSDGKFNRVTQAWRQPGSAFKPFIYAAALEKGLTPETLISDQPFQLTSSQTGSKPWNPKNYGGRYENMLTMRNGLYKSKNMISIRIMQAVGPQYVQDYVVRFGFDRARQPAVLPLALGAGSVTPLQLATGYSVFANGGYKVQPYLIDHITDGSGEVIMRAKPVVAGDSNARAIDGRTAYVMNHMMRGVATAGTGSRASATLKRNDIGGKTGTTNDSHDAWFAGYTPDLVGIAWMGFDKPRSLGAGETGGGLSMPIWINYMKTALKDVSQKPLGPIPSGLQNSNGNFYFNEFPPGKAILRVGLPSALDDSLYIEDGTGGVDDGIGNLLNQLSNDEPGDALDALNAPGLVPF
- the aroB gene encoding 3-dehydroquinate synthase — translated: MSVVHVNTPGGSYPIHVTAGRLDRIAESIPNDTTTIALITNPTIFNLYGERVLKALQSSGKKVVQVQIPDGEQHKNSQTLDAIFDALLQNRLDRKAVIVALGGGVVGDISGFAAACFMRGIRFIQVPTTLLSQVDSSVGGKTAINHPLGKNMIGAFYQPTAVEIDIHVLKTLPKREISAGLAEVIKYGMITDADFLDWCLANTAGLTSLQDTQTQYAVTRSCELKALVVSQDERESGLRAILNFGHTFGHAIEAGLGYGEWLHGEAVGCGMIMAAELSAEVCGLPEQSVQKIRDLVAAIGCPTAPPKWDHDRWIDLMGLDKKTEGGQLRFVLLPELGKSVVQAVDVATVKKVLAKF
- a CDS encoding shikimate kinase, producing the protein MQNEILTPLSSTDLQQLLRPGQKPIFLVGMMGAGKTTLGRQLARYLKRDFFDLDHELEARCGVPVATIFDIEGEDGFRRRESIELDSCSRRPAIVLATGGGAILAEQNREILRQRGTVVYLRASANELYRRLERDKTRPLLQTANPRQRISDLVEQREPLYEQTADVIFETGSSPVHLAVKQLLNVLKEQEVI